In Pseudomonas sp. MTM4, one genomic interval encodes:
- a CDS encoding NAD(P)/FAD-dependent oxidoreductase, with protein sequence MNQRSPNPQPTIVDCLIIGGGPGGLTAALYLARFRRSCLVVDAGSSRASWIPRSHNYPGFPPGINGNDLLVRLREQASGYGARLEHGRVEHIEPHAEGFSVRYGDQSCVARRIILATGIEDTLPDMPNVEQAIAEGKVRLCAICDGYEVKGDNVAVYGEAECAIGHAVFLRTFSDRVTVVVHGEQDACDQAIALAEHYDIRLISDRVEALRPCETGIELITCNGDVHHFDIIYPSLGARFRSDLALQLGVDCDECGGVRVDDHLQTSMRGLYAIGDVTMGLKQMSVAIGQAAQAATAVHNSLEAKPWGGPSR encoded by the coding sequence ATGAACCAACGCTCGCCGAACCCGCAACCCACGATTGTCGACTGCCTGATCATTGGTGGCGGCCCGGGTGGACTGACCGCAGCGCTTTACCTGGCGCGCTTCCGGCGCAGCTGCCTGGTGGTCGATGCCGGTTCCAGCCGCGCCTCATGGATCCCGCGATCGCACAACTACCCGGGCTTTCCACCGGGCATCAACGGCAATGATCTGCTGGTAAGGCTGCGCGAGCAGGCCAGCGGTTACGGCGCCAGGCTCGAACACGGCCGGGTCGAGCACATCGAGCCGCATGCGGAGGGTTTCAGCGTGCGCTATGGCGATCAAAGTTGCGTGGCCCGGCGCATCATTCTTGCCACTGGCATCGAGGACACGCTGCCGGATATGCCCAACGTCGAGCAGGCCATCGCCGAAGGCAAAGTGCGGCTATGCGCCATCTGCGACGGCTACGAGGTAAAGGGGGACAACGTCGCGGTCTATGGTGAAGCAGAGTGCGCCATCGGCCACGCGGTGTTCCTGCGCACCTTCAGCGATCGCGTCACCGTCGTGGTGCATGGCGAGCAGGATGCCTGCGATCAGGCCATCGCCCTGGCCGAGCATTACGACATCCGCCTGATCAGCGATCGCGTCGAGGCCCTGCGCCCTTGCGAGACCGGCATCGAGCTGATCACCTGCAACGGTGACGTCCACCATTTCGACATCATCTACCCCAGCCTTGGCGCGCGTTTTCGTTCTGATCTCGCCCTGCAATTGGGCGTGGATTGCGACGAGTGCGGCGGCGTGCGGGTCGACGATCATCTGCAAACCTCGATGCGCGGACTCTATGCCATCGGCGATGTGACCATGGGCCTGAAACAGATGAGCGTTGCCATCGGCCAGGCCGCCCAGGCAGCCACCGCGGTGCACAACAGCCTGGAAGCCAAACCCTGGGGCGGACCGAGCCGATAA